The DNA region CACATAATAGTACCTGAAATAAAAACCATAATCTTAAAAGATTAACTGTCAACAGAGTCAAGAATTCACATTAAAATTAATCTAGTAATTACCAAGAAAACGAGGGAATCAAACGAAAGAGATGAAATTTAGCAGAGAGGTTTAAGTTACCCAAGAGGATAAACGTTCCCGGAGACAGGAAAGACGACGGAGGAGGCAAGGAGATGATTCTGTAACTTCACATGTCCCTTGGGCGAGTCTTTGGTAGCAGCTTCCGAAGGTTGAACGCGAGCAGAGACGAGGAGGAAAACgtagaagaaaaagaagtaaACCCATGGAAACAGCTTTCTTGACTCCTTTTTGAGATTCATCGTTTCTTTTACCCCAGGAAAGCCCAAGAAATGAAACAGCAGGCAACAAAATGAGGATTTGCTGCTTCAGGATTTTATTTACAGTGGAAAAGGTTAACTCCGTTGCTTGCAGTTTTTGCCTATAAAGTTCAGTGCGCAACGTTCACGAAGCTTGTTGGACACGCGGGAACTACGATTGATTAAAAGGCCGAGAGATGTACAATATACAAGCCCAATATGGTCGGCCCATCATTCTTCTTTAGTAAGCAACTTTTCTTCTTGGTCCTCTAAATTTTGAATAGATCAAGGCACTGTTGACCAAGGAATGATGAAAAATAATGCAGTTTTTAGTGTTCctaataaattttatcattCATAAGAAACAGTTATTACTTTTCATTCTTTTTCATTACTTTTATTGtagataattaaaaaataaatttgttccTCACTAAATTTGGTATGGAATAATCATTTTTCATTATTCCCATAATTTTATGGGTAATTTTCTCAAATAgcacttttaaaattttgtcataaaaatagcattcaaaaataaaaatatcaaaataacatctttttgtttttaaaattttaatatttatgtttttatttttataaatttgaacaTATTGCTAAAACTCCACCccttaattctaaaccctaagttttagattaattaacctaaggataataaatacatatttacccttcaataaaacttattttggtcattttcctctttgtgatgctattttgtgGTAAAAATTTGGTGTGGTGCTATCTTCGACtttttctctaattttattctcattcatttttttcctatttGTTCTTAGTATTCTCGAGATGGTTACCAGTTAGAcactaaaaatataacatgaaTGAATTCagaatcaatatttttaaaacataatcacTGTTAATATTTGATCCTACTTCTACTTGACATATTACTTTCTACTTTTAAACGTATTTATCGTATTATATAACAGTAATTATTTTCTACGCTGAATTCTTATTGGGTGATCTCCACTATAATTCTTATTAATACTTACTTCTCTCAATAAGAactgtctaactgattttaattGCATAGCTTGCGcttttcatataattaatagtagtTGTCTCAATTacaatgataataattttaccaaaaaaatcagACCAACTTTGAAAAAGAAACATAACTGATAAagatgagaagaagagagagtcGCCAAAAGAACTGAGAGAAGAAAGAGGAGAACTAGAATCCATCAATTATAGggaaaattgtcttttaaatcacgaactttcaaatttggttgaataAAAGCCTGAACTTTCCcttggaccatttaaagcaccaatttaatttgactagccattttaaacattaatttagtttgactaaaccaaattaagcacgacgttaactcggataacagaatgattaaacagagttaaatgccgtctctaatctccgttaagttcaaaacgacgtcgtttagaaatcttttaaaaaatcgcATCTGGGTGGATCGAACCTGTTACCAAAGACACACACATGTAACGCGCAAACCACTAGACTACTTGCACTTTTTGAACTTTATTGACTAATAATACCTATtattgtgaaacctccaaatcatCTTCTTCCACTCTAAATccctaaatgattttataaatattaaaacttgtaaatagcttattagttatttgaaattttgtgagtataaataactaaatgatttttaattatattttttaactaataataatacaaaatgattttaaattatgatttttaaaaatataatcttttagtattattaaaaattataataaacaattatagttaataataacttgtctgatttataataataattaattataatttttaattaatagtatacCAAATGattgttaattataattttaattactagatgatttttaattactaataaaacaaaatgatttttattataagtagtatttttaataatacttgtaaataaaacttaatattatagttaagttaataattattataagtttaatatttttagtaatgttcacaaatttttgaatagttaataatttatttacaatttttaatatttataaaattaattagggatttagggttgaataagatgatttggaggtttcacaataCTAACTATTACTAGTCAatcatgttaaaaaatatttaagtggtctagtggtttgaGCCTTACATGTGTGTGTCTATTGTCACGGGTTCGATTCCACTCAaatgcatatttttaaaagatttttaaacgacgtcgttttggacttaacggagattagagacgacatttaactctgtttaatcattctgttatccgagttaacgtcgtgcttaatttggtttagtcaaactaaattgatgtttaaaatggctagtcaaattaaattgatgctttaaatggtccaagagaaagttcaggctttttttcaaccaaatttgaaagttcgtgatttaaaagacaattttccCATCAATTATAATATGGtttgttttagacttttagttgGCAAACTTAAAAGAAATATGGGATGAAAGTTAAAGAAAGTGTCAAAGTAGTAGAAAGTGAGCAGAAAGTTATTAAGAAGTATATAAATGCGATCttctatataattatttcagaGTAATTTACATAAATAGATAATTTCTAACTTTTTATATCACAATAAGTCACTTTCTACTCCTTAAACATTTTTTCTTaacttatttctttttttcttaactaaaacataaataaatacaacTAGTAGAACCAACcatctattatatttatttcaccattattttgtaactaaaacaaAGCTTTGCGATGGAAGCAATGACTAAGAAACAACAGAAAAAGAAGCAGCAGCATTATGGATTGCAGGAGAAATGGCGGCGTCGTCGAAATTCCAACGCATTGATTTCATTTCCTTCACCATTAATTTATACCCTAAAATCTGAATAACACCTCATTTCCACCGCAATAACATCATGGCCGTCACTCCCAAGTATATGCCTTCATCATTAGCCATGAAAGTATCACCACCAAGCTTCTTCCTTTACAACAACTCTGCCGTTTCTCCTCCTTTTGATTCCCAGCCACATTGAAGCTCAAGCTGCTACCATAAAGCTTCTTCATCAACACAAATGCACCCCAGATTAACTGTGGTAGCCGTCAGGAGTCGTCAACGCTTCAGTCTTGACGTCACAGAGGAAAGCTCGAGCAACAATGGTGATATGTCTTCGTTTTCCGCATTTGGTCCTTCAATTCTTTAGTTGTTCTTAGTTTGGTCTCAGGATTTCAAAGTTGCATATAAATCCTCGTGAATTAACCTCAAACTTCTAAAAATGCATTTCAGGCTTTTCTTATATTGCAAGATTGGTCCCTCACAAAATTGCCAAAACTCATAAAATTACCATAAAATTACCATAACAATAGGTCCACTTTGGTTCAAAACTCATAAAATTGCTGAAAATTAACCAATTAcgaaattatttaaacaaaaatattaactcATCTATATTGTAAAATCACTAAAGACATAATTAATCAATACAACATATGTATTactcaaaaatatatgtattactCCATTccaactaaattattaaaaataagacAAAAGTCAATGCAAAACTGGTTAggtaaacatattattttatgaaaaaattgccaaaagagaaCATAAAAACAACTACATTGTCCCTTTGCCATAAATCACTTTTTGGTCTGTTTTGGACGTAGATACCCCTGAATAACTTTAGAAaatcatatcaattattttaacagtcagaaaaatatggaaaaataaTCAAACTGTATATAAACAAGTAACtatcatatgaaaaataattttatagactaaatattattatatcaaaatatcataCTTTGATCTACGGACAGAAGAAAACTTAATCTACCAACTACGGGCCGTAGATAGTATATTCATTAAATAACTTTGTTATCTACATCTGGTAGAACAATTATATCTACCAATGTACACTTCTCTACTATCGTAGAAACAATCAGCTGCCAGTAAATACATTTCTACCACGGTAGATTTGTTCAGCTTCCATTTCCCTTATTTCTGGATTTCGGTTGATTTCATTAACTATGTTTTCTGATATATCTACTAATGTTTGATTGGCATTTTCTACCAAAGTACTATATTCTACCGTGGGCGGGTTATGCAGCCTACTGTTTTATCTACTGTCTACGGCCGTAGAAGGTATATTCTACCAAGTGCGAAATGtatattttcctaaaatatctctaaaatctgttgagaatatattttaaataaatatttgcctTATTTTTCGTGTTTCCTAAGttggttttttttaaaaaaacgtgttctcttcttcatcctcatcgatctctttttttctttggaaaccatcaaatttttttgaatttcttgGTGAAGAAGATGCATATTTATTGTTCTTGTGGGATGTGGAAGTTTGATCCCCAAAAAGGGTGGGGATTTGATGTTGATATGAAAAAACGAGGCAGAGTACTAGTTTTGGAATTGACAAGTTCCTTTGAAGATCTAAGGGTTATGGTTTTCAAGGATTTTGGAATTGACGAAAACGATGTCGAGCTTGAGTTAAGCTACCTACCTATGGAGTTAATCGGCACCATCGACTGTCCCCCAGTTATCATTGAGAATGATAGCCAAGTCAAAAATTTTCTTACATATGTACGTGGAAAACCTTCGACAAGGTTGTGTGTGTCTACTTCGCTTATGCATGGGAACAACGACAGCATTGGCGTTGATAAGGAGGAATCTAACTCGCCATTCAGAGAGGTCGGTGAAGCTTCCTCGGTTTCAGATAGAGATGAGAGTGGTAGTTCATCTGATTGTAACGCGAACGGctcagaagaagatgatcatCTCGCCATACGTGGAAAAGAAGATGATAGGGGGAAAAGTGTTCGATTTTCTTTGATCGATGTTGTGAAGAAGGGTGAAACGTTTCAAAACAAGTCGATGTTGAAAGCAGCGTTGGAAATGTCAGCTACGAAGCATAACTTCGATTACAAAGTTGTTAAATCGGACAGAAAACTTTGGTACATTCGATGCATTGACAACCATTGCAACTGGAGTGTTCGTGCTGAAGGGTTATCAGGCTCCACATATTTCATCATCAAAAAATATGTGGCGGATCATACATGTGCTGCGTCGAGTATGAATAATGGTGGTCGGATACCTTCTGCAAAAACTATTGGCAGTATAATAATGCATAGATATGATGGTGTGAAAGAAGGTCCGAAGACTAATGATATCATACAGATTATGAGAATGGATCATGGATGCGAGATATCTAAGTCGTTAGCATGGGATGCTCGTGAATTTGCAATTCATGTGGTTCGAGGTATTCCGGAGCAGAGTTTTGGAAAAATTCCGAAATATTTGTACATGCTGAGGGAAGCTAATCCAGGAACACAGACGTTTTATGAAACTGATGTTGATGGTAAATTCCGATTTCTATTCCTTTCGTTTGGGCAATCAATACGAGGTTTTCACACATCCATGCGGAAAGTTCTTGTTGTTGATGGGACATTTTTGAAGAGCAAGTACAAAGGAGTATTACTTGTTGCTACAGCTTTAGATGGAAACTCTAACTTGTATCCTATTGCATTTGCGGTTGTTGACTCAGAAAATGATCGATCATGGGATTGGTTTCTGAGACATCTAAAGCTTGTTGTTGCGGACGAGCGTTCTCTAGCTTTTGTGTCAGACAGAAATGGCTCACTTTGCAAAGCAATTCAGAATGTGTATCCTCTTTCTCAACATGGAATTTGCATTCACCATTTGTTGAATAATGTGGTCACACATTACAGAGGCAAGGGACTGGTCGGATTGATTGCAAAAGCTTCCAAAGCTTATAGAGTCGTTGATTACGAGAAGCTATTCCATGCCGTGTGCAATATAAGTCCAgctattggaaaatatttaacaGATGCAGAAGTTGGAAAGTGGGCTCGCTGTCAGTTTCCAGGATACAGGTACGACATGAGGACGACAAATCCAGCTGAATCAATAAACTCTGCTTTGCGCACACCAAGAGAGTATCCAGTGATTCCTTTGTTGGATAGCATCAGAGAAATGCTGACCCGTTGGTTCTTCGAACGTCGGACTTTAAGCAGGAAGCACACTAAACCATTAACTATTGCTATCGAAAAAAGATAGATAGGCGGATTAGAAAGGGTAGAACGTTTCTTGTCCAGCCGGTTAACGAGCATCGTTTTTTGGTTCTTGGAGATACAATTGACTGCCTGGTTGATTTGGACAGAAGAACTTGCTCGTGTGGGAAATACGACCTGATAAAACTTCCATGTCGACACGCTATCAAGGCTGGTTTAACGGTTGGCCGAACCCCATCCTCACTGACGGATGACATGTACACTACTTCCACATGGAGAACAGCTTATCAAGAGACTATCAATCCAATAGGTGTTCCTGAGGATAGTTGGGTTGTTCCAGATGATGTTCAAAATGCTGCTGTGCTACCTCCTgaatcaagaagaggagcaggaaggagaagaaaacgCAGATACGAGACCGTTGAAGACAAACTCCGTTCATCGCAAGCAACACAAGGAAAAAAGAAGCGCAAATGCAGTCGATGTGGCGAAGAGAATCATAACAGGGCTACATGTGACAGAGCTATTTAGCCGGTTTCGATTACCTGATATActggtttttctttgtttcactCTGCTATGGAGTTTGTTATGGagttttttgattttcttgttttttctgaTGGTTTCGGTTACTTGATAcacatgtttttctttgtttcactCTGCTATGGAGTTTGTTaaggagtttttttttatttttttggttttgagttCTGCAATTGTTACAGGTTTTGACAACAAAGAAATCAAAGGTAACCGAAGTTGTTTATAACCAGCTAACACTTGtaaagaagaaaccaaagagTGTATATAACTCGATCAATGGAGATGACAAACACCATAATGAAACTGTTAATAACCAG from Raphanus sativus cultivar WK10039 chromosome 8, ASM80110v3, whole genome shotgun sequence includes:
- the LOC130499057 gene encoding uncharacterized protein LOC130499057, with the translated sequence MWKFDPQKGWGFDVDMKKRGRVLVLELTSSFEDLRVMVFKDFGIDENDVELELSYLPMELIGTIDCPPVIIENDSQVKNFLTYVRGKPSTRLCVSTSLMHGNNDSIGVDKEESNSPFREVGEASSVSDRDESGSSSDCNANGSEEDDHLAIRGKEDDRGKSVRFSLIDVVKKGETFQNKSMLKAALEMSATKHNFDYKVVKSDRKLWYIRCIDNHCNWSVRAEGLSGSTYFIIKKYVADHTCAASSMNNGGRIPSAKTIGSIIMHRYDGVKEGPKTNDIIQIMRMDHGCEISKSLAWDAREFAIHVVRGIPEQSFGKIPKYLYMLREANPGTQTFYETDVDGKFRFLFLSFGQSIRGFHTSMRKVLVVDGTFLKSKYKGVLLVATALDGNSNLYPIAFAVVDSENDRSWDWFLRHLKLVVADERSLAFVSDRNGSLCKAIQNVYPLSQHGICIHHLLNNVVTHYRGKGLVGLIAKASKAYRVVDYEKLFHAVCNISPAIGKYLTDAEVGKWARCQFPGYRYDMRTTNPAESINSALRTPREYPVIPLLDSIREMLTHRRIRKGRTFLVQPVNEHRFLVLGDTIDCLVDLDRRTCSCGKYDLIKLPCRHAIKAGLTVGRTPSSLTDDMYTTSTWRTAYQETINPIGVPEDSWVVPDDVQNAAVLPPESRRGAGRRRKRRYETVEDKLRSSQATQGKKKRKCSRCGEENHNRATCDRAI